In Jejubacter calystegiae, the following are encoded in one genomic region:
- a CDS encoding nicotinamide mononucleotide deamidase-related protein YfaY: MIKVEMLSTGDEVLYGQIVDTNAAWLADYLFEQGLPMSGRSTVGDNLEALVCALQRRSRECDVLIVNGGLGPTSDDLSAEAAARAAGVALVEDADWLETMARYFSSRGREMSPANRKQALIPQGSEVIDNPVGTACGFAMRLNGCLLCFTPGVPSEFKTMVKQQILPLLRRCFELPAPPLCLRLTTFGRGESELAQALDTLPRPQGVTLGYRSAMPIIELKLTGPDAMRTQMMTLWQEVRRVAGDSLIFEGTDGLAARLARLLAARELRLAVSEQFTGGLLCWQLGEGGVTLQAGEVLAPPSQPETLAQSAARAARFAEQTQSDLALVVGARQEEHLNLVLHTPEGSQGLKISLNGRRYSQRDLQQVCAMMAQNMLRRWLEGLPLEASHSWIQVESRFPA; encoded by the coding sequence ATGATAAAAGTAGAAATGCTCTCCACTGGCGATGAAGTGCTGTATGGGCAGATTGTGGATACCAATGCCGCCTGGCTGGCGGATTACCTGTTCGAACAGGGGTTGCCGATGAGCGGGCGTAGTACCGTAGGGGATAATCTGGAAGCGCTGGTTTGTGCTTTGCAGCGCCGTAGCCGGGAGTGCGACGTACTGATCGTTAACGGCGGTCTGGGGCCGACCAGCGACGACCTCAGTGCCGAGGCCGCGGCCCGCGCCGCAGGTGTGGCGCTGGTGGAGGATGCCGACTGGCTGGAGACCATGGCGCGTTACTTCTCTTCCCGCGGTCGCGAGATGTCGCCCGCTAATCGCAAGCAGGCGCTGATTCCGCAGGGGAGTGAGGTCATCGACAACCCGGTGGGCACCGCCTGCGGTTTCGCGATGCGGCTGAATGGCTGTCTGCTTTGCTTTACCCCGGGCGTTCCCAGCGAATTTAAGACCATGGTGAAACAGCAGATTCTGCCGCTGCTGCGTCGCTGCTTTGAACTGCCTGCGCCACCGCTCTGCCTGCGCCTGACCACCTTTGGGCGCGGTGAGAGTGAACTGGCTCAGGCGCTGGATACCCTGCCGCGCCCACAGGGTGTGACGCTGGGTTACCGCTCTGCCATGCCGATTATCGAACTGAAGCTAACAGGCCCGGATGCCATGCGTACACAGATGATGACGCTGTGGCAGGAGGTGCGGCGAGTGGCGGGTGATAGCCTGATTTTTGAAGGTACAGACGGCCTGGCTGCACGGCTTGCCAGGCTGCTTGCGGCTCGGGAGTTGCGGCTTGCGGTCAGCGAACAGTTTACCGGTGGCCTGCTGTGCTGGCAGTTGGGGGAAGGCGGCGTGACGCTACAGGCGGGGGAAGTTCTGGCGCCGCCATCTCAACCGGAAACTCTGGCACAGAGCGCGGCACGAGCGGCCCGGTTCGCAGAACAAACCCAGAGCGATCTCGCGCTGGTGGTGGGAGCCCGGCAGGAAGAGCATCTGAATCTGGTGCTACATACGCCTGAGGGGAGCCAGGGGCTGAAGATTTCGCTTAACGGTCGGCGCTACAGCCAGCGCGACCTTCAACAGGTGTGCGCCATGATGGCGCAGAACATGCTACGCCGCTGGCTGGAAGGGCTGCCGCTGGAGGCCAGCCATAGCTGGATCCAGGTGGAGTCGCGTTTTCCTGCCTGA
- a CDS encoding sensor histidine kinase has product MNWLKGPSSLLSRQLLFLGLPLVVLWGFSAFSSYISAMNAATQAFDRMLLASTRTVAERLVVRNGRLQADVPWVVLDSFERNMDDRLYYKVVDTEGRVISGYDSLPDIPGGTPRSELYPALAWFWHTRWRGQGMRVACLLQPVNEGGINGMARIYVAETLQSRREMAANLLASSLWTQGGLVILTLILSGWLLRRVLRPLRRLSAHLARRQPGDLSALPALLPWSETRPLMSAFNRYLERLRHLIARQARFSADASHQLKTPLTVLKTQVAVALASQDPQVWRQSLEAMSGTLDGTVQLTERLLQLASLKRREPGSQAFTRIDLVALAQACCFSRLTQARSRHIDLGYEGETSPVWIDGEELLLAEMCANLLDNALKYTPTGGTVTVRVVCQTPQALLEVEDSGPGIDEHQTQQALTPFRRLEQGSMQPGAGLGLALVNDIARWHRTRPELLHGETLGGLLVRVRLVSREKRGP; this is encoded by the coding sequence ATGAACTGGCTTAAAGGTCCTTCATCGCTGCTCTCCCGCCAGTTGCTGTTTCTTGGTCTGCCGCTGGTGGTGCTGTGGGGGTTTTCGGCCTTCAGCAGCTATATCAGCGCCATGAATGCCGCCACTCAGGCGTTTGATCGAATGCTGCTGGCGTCCACTCGTACCGTGGCGGAACGGTTGGTGGTGCGCAATGGGCGATTGCAGGCGGATGTGCCCTGGGTAGTGCTCGACAGCTTCGAGCGCAATATGGATGACCGTCTCTACTACAAGGTGGTCGATACCGAGGGTAGGGTGATTTCCGGCTATGATAGCCTGCCGGATATTCCTGGCGGCACGCCGCGCAGTGAACTCTATCCGGCACTGGCGTGGTTCTGGCATACCCGCTGGCGCGGGCAGGGAATGCGGGTGGCTTGCCTGTTGCAGCCGGTAAACGAAGGGGGCATCAACGGTATGGCCAGAATCTACGTGGCCGAAACCCTGCAATCCCGGCGTGAGATGGCGGCGAACCTGCTGGCGTCATCGCTGTGGACCCAGGGGGGACTGGTGATACTGACCCTGATTTTGAGCGGGTGGCTGCTGCGCCGCGTACTGCGGCCGCTGCGTCGTCTTTCGGCGCATCTGGCCCGGCGCCAGCCTGGCGATCTCTCGGCGTTACCGGCGCTGCTGCCGTGGTCGGAAACCCGGCCGTTGATGAGTGCCTTTAACCGCTATCTTGAACGTCTGCGGCACCTGATTGCCCGCCAGGCGCGCTTTAGCGCCGATGCTTCGCACCAGTTGAAAACGCCGCTTACCGTGCTGAAGACCCAGGTGGCGGTGGCGCTGGCAAGTCAGGATCCTCAGGTATGGCGCCAGAGCCTGGAGGCGATGAGTGGCACCCTGGACGGCACGGTACAGCTCACAGAGCGGCTGCTGCAGTTGGCCAGTCTTAAGCGTCGCGAGCCGGGAAGTCAGGCCTTTACCCGGATCGATCTGGTGGCGCTGGCCCAGGCCTGCTGTTTTTCCCGGCTTACCCAGGCGCGCAGTCGGCATATAGACCTGGGCTATGAAGGGGAAACCAGTCCGGTCTGGATTGACGGTGAGGAACTACTGCTGGCGGAAATGTGCGCCAATCTGCTGGATAACGCCCTGAAATATACGCCTACTGGCGGCACCGTCACCGTACGGGTGGTATGTCAGACGCCTCAGGCGCTGCTGGAAGTAGAGGACAGCGGGCCGGGGATCGACGAGCATCAGACGCAGCAGGCGCTCACGCCGTTTCGCCGTCTGGAACAGGGATCGATGCAGCCGGGAGCGGGACTGGGGTTGGCGCTGGTTAATGATATCGCGCGCTGGCACCGTACCAGGCCGGAACTGCTGCACGGAGAAACGCTGGGGGGATTACTGGTGCGGGTTAGGCTGGTGAGCCGTGAAAAGCGGGGGCCCTGA
- a CDS encoding tripartite tricarboxylate transporter TctB family protein, with protein MSDRIFAVIWALLCIGGLIVGWQIHSEYSYEPVGPRPFPVVIMALMLLCSLMLLVRRPEKVDWPSATTLRRLLIMMLALVIYAWSFEWLGFALATALLTATLGLLFGARLPAALLSGAFLGIALWYAFDRLLDVTLPLGAWLPQ; from the coding sequence ATGAGCGATCGTATTTTTGCCGTTATCTGGGCGTTGCTATGTATCGGTGGGCTGATTGTCGGCTGGCAGATCCACAGCGAATACAGCTATGAGCCGGTGGGGCCTCGTCCCTTTCCGGTCGTCATTATGGCGCTGATGCTGCTGTGCTCACTGATGCTGTTGGTGCGCCGCCCGGAAAAAGTGGACTGGCCGTCTGCCACTACCCTGCGCCGCCTGCTGATTATGATGCTGGCGCTGGTGATTTACGCCTGGAGTTTTGAGTGGCTCGGCTTTGCGCTGGCCACCGCGTTACTCACCGCCACGCTTGGCCTGCTGTTTGGCGCCAGGCTTCCCGCGGCGCTGCTTTCCGGCGCCTTCCTGGGCATCGCCTTGTGGTATGCCTTTGATCGACTGCTGGACGTCACGCTGCCCCTGGGCGCGTGGCTGCCTCAATAA
- the yfaE gene encoding class I ribonucleotide reductase maintenance protein YfaE, which yields MAFRILLRHSGTQLQCQDEHPSLLAALESHQVDVEYQCREGYCGACRTRLIAGQVNWLSQPLAFIQPGEILPCCCQATGDIEIEM from the coding sequence ATGGCTTTCCGTATCCTCCTTCGCCACAGCGGCACCCAGCTCCAGTGCCAGGACGAGCATCCGTCGCTGCTGGCGGCGCTGGAGTCACACCAGGTCGATGTGGAGTATCAGTGTCGGGAAGGCTACTGCGGCGCCTGCCGCACCCGGTTGATCGCCGGCCAGGTTAACTGGCTGAGTCAGCCGCTGGCCTTTATTCAGCCCGGCGAGATACTGCCCTGCTGCTGCCAGGCTACAGGCGATATCGAAATCGAGATGTGA
- a CDS encoding Bug family tripartite tricarboxylate transporter substrate binding protein — protein MKKSLIATLAVFPLLLGALPSQAEQKAPSRTECIAPAKPGGGFDLTCKLLQVSMLETGAIEKPMRVTYMPGGVGAVVYNAVIAQRPDEPGTVVAFSGGSLLNLAQGKFGRYGVDDVRWVASVGTDYGMIAVRADSPWKNLKDLMTALEKNPNDVVFGAGASIGSQDWMKTALVAQQAKVDPRKMRYVAFEGGGEPITALLGNHVQAISGDLSEMIPYVGGDKIRVLAVLSDKRLPGKLADIPTAKEQGYDVEWSVMRGFYVGPKVSDADYQWWVDAFNKLQQSDEFKKQRDLRGLFEFNKTGKDLDAYVKKQVTYYRDKAKEFGLAK, from the coding sequence ATGAAAAAGAGCCTGATCGCGACCCTGGCCGTGTTCCCCCTGCTGCTCGGCGCGCTGCCTTCCCAGGCGGAGCAAAAGGCGCCGTCGCGTACCGAATGTATCGCTCCCGCCAAGCCCGGCGGCGGCTTCGACCTGACCTGTAAGCTGCTGCAGGTCAGCATGCTGGAGACCGGCGCCATCGAAAAACCGATGCGTGTCACCTATATGCCTGGCGGCGTGGGGGCGGTGGTCTATAACGCCGTCATCGCCCAGCGCCCAGACGAGCCCGGCACCGTGGTCGCCTTTTCCGGCGGCTCCCTGCTTAACCTGGCTCAGGGCAAGTTTGGCCGCTACGGCGTTGACGATGTGCGCTGGGTCGCCAGCGTCGGTACCGACTACGGCATGATCGCCGTTCGCGCCGACTCCCCGTGGAAAAACCTGAAGGATCTGATGACCGCGCTGGAAAAGAATCCCAACGACGTCGTCTTTGGTGCCGGAGCCTCTATCGGCAGCCAGGACTGGATGAAAACGGCGCTTGTCGCTCAACAGGCGAAGGTCGATCCGCGCAAGATGCGCTACGTCGCCTTTGAAGGGGGCGGCGAACCCATTACCGCTCTGCTCGGCAATCACGTTCAGGCCATCTCCGGCGATCTGAGTGAAATGATCCCCTATGTCGGCGGCGATAAGATCCGCGTACTGGCAGTGCTGTCGGACAAGCGCCTGCCCGGCAAGCTGGCTGATATCCCCACCGCCAAAGAGCAGGGCTACGACGTGGAATGGTCTGTGATGCGCGGTTTCTACGTTGGGCCTAAGGTTAGCGACGCCGATTATCAGTGGTGGGTGGACGCCTTTAACAAACTCCAGCAGAGCGACGAATTCAAGAAACAGCGCGATCTGCGCGGCCTGTTTGAATTCAATAAAACCGGCAAAGATCTGGATGCCTACGTGAAGAAACAGGTGACCTACTACCGCGATAAAGCCAAAGAGTTCGGTCTGGCGAAATAA
- a CDS encoding catalase → MSKKGLTTGAGAPVAHNNNVATAGPRGPMLLQDVWFLEKLAHFDREVIPERRMHAKGSGAYGTFTITQDISRYTRAKVFEQGKKTEFFIRFSTVAGERGAADAERDIRGFAIKFYTEEGNWDLVGNNTPVFYLRDPLKFPDLNHVVKRDPRTNLRNPTYKWDFFSQLPESLHQLTIDFSDRGLPRGYRFMHGFGSHTYSFINADNQRFWVKFHLRCEQGIENLMDDEAKRLVAEDRESSQRDLFESIEKGDFPRWKFYIQVMPEADASKVPYNPFDLTKVWPHADYPLIEVGELELNRNPDNYFAEVEQVAMSPANIVPGIGFSPDRMLQGRLFSYGDAHRYRLGVNHHQIPVNAPRCPFHNYHRDGAMRVDGNSGNGATYEPNSFGVFQEQPDYSEPPLSLEGAADHWNHREDDDYFSQPRKLFELLSEEEHQRMFGRIAGELAQVPEFIQERQIGLFSQVHPAYGAGVASALEALKAQK, encoded by the coding sequence ATGAGCAAGAAAGGCTTAACTACTGGCGCAGGCGCCCCTGTGGCTCACAACAATAACGTAGCGACCGCAGGCCCGCGTGGCCCCATGCTGCTACAGGATGTCTGGTTTCTGGAAAAGCTGGCGCACTTTGACCGTGAAGTGATTCCCGAACGCCGCATGCACGCCAAAGGCTCCGGCGCTTACGGCACCTTTACCATCACCCAGGATATCAGCCGCTATACCCGTGCCAAAGTCTTCGAGCAGGGGAAAAAGACCGAATTTTTCATCCGTTTTTCCACCGTTGCCGGTGAACGTGGCGCCGCCGATGCCGAACGCGATATCCGCGGTTTCGCCATCAAATTCTATACCGAAGAAGGCAACTGGGATCTGGTGGGCAACAATACCCCGGTGTTCTACCTGCGTGACCCGCTGAAATTCCCGGATCTCAACCATGTAGTGAAACGCGATCCGCGTACCAACCTGCGTAACCCAACTTATAAGTGGGACTTCTTCTCTCAGCTACCGGAATCCCTGCATCAGTTGACCATTGACTTCAGCGATCGCGGCCTGCCGCGCGGCTACCGCTTTATGCACGGCTTTGGTAGCCACACCTACAGCTTTATCAATGCCGATAACCAGCGCTTCTGGGTGAAATTCCACCTGCGCTGCGAGCAGGGTATTGAAAACCTGATGGATGACGAAGCCAAACGCCTGGTGGCCGAAGACCGCGAAAGCTCCCAGCGCGATCTGTTTGAATCCATTGAAAAAGGCGACTTCCCGCGCTGGAAGTTTTACATTCAGGTGATGCCGGAAGCCGACGCCTCTAAGGTACCCTACAACCCGTTCGATCTGACCAAAGTCTGGCCGCATGCCGACTACCCGCTGATTGAAGTGGGCGAACTGGAGCTGAACCGCAACCCGGACAACTACTTTGCCGAAGTCGAGCAGGTTGCCATGTCTCCGGCCAACATCGTTCCCGGTATCGGCTTCTCGCCAGACCGTATGCTGCAGGGCCGTCTGTTCTCCTACGGCGATGCTCACCGCTATCGCCTGGGCGTGAACCATCACCAGATTCCGGTCAACGCCCCGCGCTGCCCGTTCCACAACTATCACCGCGACGGCGCCATGCGCGTTGACGGTAACAGCGGTAACGGCGCGACCTACGAGCCAAACAGCTTTGGGGTATTCCAGGAGCAGCCGGATTACAGCGAACCGCCGCTGTCGCTGGAAGGCGCCGCCGATCACTGGAATCACCGGGAAGATGACGACTACTTCAGCCAGCCGCGCAAGCTGTTTGAACTGCTGAGCGAAGAAGAGCATCAGCGGATGTTTGGTCGTATCGCCGGCGAGCTGGCGCAGGTGCCGGAATTTATTCAGGAGCGCCAGATCGGCCTGTTTAGTCAGGTGCATCCTGCCTACGGCGCGGGCGTCGCGAGCGCGCTGGAAGCGCTGAAAGCACAGAAGTAA
- the glpQ gene encoding glycerophosphodiester phosphodiesterase: protein MIFQRRVAGVGIGIVVAGMMVGAAAQAQDKLVIAHRGASGYLPEHTLPAKAMAYAQGADYLEQDLVMTKDDQLVVLHDHYLDRVTDVAKRFPDRARKDGRYYAIDFTLAEIKSLKFTEGFDIENGKQVQTYPGRFPMNKSDFRVHTFQEELEFIQGLNHSTGKNMGIYPEIKAPWFHHQEGKDIAAKVLDVLKQYGYTGPQDKVYLQCFDANELKRIKNTLEPQRGMNLKLVQLIAYTDQNETQQKQPDGKWVNYSYDWMFKSGAMKQIAQYADGIGPDYHMLVEEGSTKGNIRLTAMVKEAHANNMVVHPYTVRADDLPDYVSDVNQLFDLLYNRDNVDGLFSDFPDKARAFLDK, encoded by the coding sequence ATGATATTCCAACGACGAGTGGCAGGCGTCGGTATAGGTATCGTGGTTGCCGGTATGATGGTGGGTGCGGCGGCTCAGGCACAGGATAAGCTCGTTATCGCCCATCGCGGCGCCAGCGGCTATCTGCCGGAGCATACGCTACCGGCCAAGGCGATGGCCTATGCTCAGGGTGCGGATTACCTTGAGCAGGATCTGGTGATGACCAAAGATGATCAACTGGTGGTGCTACACGATCACTATCTGGATCGGGTCACCGATGTGGCCAAGCGTTTTCCGGACCGCGCCCGTAAGGACGGGCGCTATTACGCCATTGATTTCACTCTGGCGGAAATTAAGTCGCTGAAGTTTACCGAAGGGTTCGATATCGAAAACGGTAAGCAGGTGCAGACTTATCCCGGCCGCTTCCCGATGAATAAGTCGGATTTTCGGGTTCACACCTTTCAGGAAGAGCTGGAGTTTATTCAGGGTCTGAATCACTCCACCGGTAAAAACATGGGTATCTATCCGGAAATTAAGGCGCCCTGGTTCCATCATCAGGAAGGCAAGGATATTGCGGCGAAGGTGCTGGATGTTCTTAAACAGTATGGCTATACCGGTCCACAGGATAAGGTTTATCTGCAATGCTTTGATGCGAATGAGCTTAAGCGGATTAAAAATACCCTGGAGCCGCAACGCGGTATGAACCTGAAACTGGTGCAGCTTATCGCTTATACCGACCAGAATGAAACCCAGCAGAAACAGCCGGACGGTAAATGGGTGAATTACAGCTACGACTGGATGTTTAAGTCCGGCGCCATGAAGCAGATTGCGCAATATGCCGACGGTATTGGTCCCGATTACCATATGCTGGTGGAAGAGGGCTCAACCAAAGGCAACATTCGCCTGACCGCAATGGTAAAAGAGGCGCACGCCAACAATATGGTGGTACACCCTTATACGGTACGCGCCGATGATTTACCGGACTATGTGAGTGACGTCAATCAGCTGTTCGACCTGCTCTATAACCGGGATAACGTGGACGGCCTGTTCAGCGACTTCCCCGATAAGGCCCGTGCTTTTCTTGATAAATAA
- the glpT gene encoding glycerol-3-phosphate transporter — MLTIFKPAAHKARLPAEKIDPVYRRLRWQIFMGIFFGYAAYYLVRKNFALAMPYLVEQGFSRGDLGFALSGISIAYGFSKFIMGSVSDRSNPRVFLPAGLILAAAVMLFMGFVPWATSSIAVMFVLLFLCGWFQGMGWPPCGRTMVHWWSQKERGGIVSVWNCAHNVGGGIPPLLFLLGMAWFNDWHAALYMPAFAAILVALFAFAMMRDTPQSCGLPPIEEYKNDYPDDYSQEHEQELTAKQIFMQYVLPNRLLWYIAIANVFVYLLRYGILDWSPTYLREVKHFALDKSSWAYFFYEYAGIPGTLLCGWMSDKVFRGNRGATGVFFMTLVTIATVVYWLNPPGNPGIDMTCMIVIGFLIYGPVMLIGLHALELAPKKAAGTAAGFTGLFGYLGGSVAASAIVGYTVDFFGWDGGFMVMIGGSVLAVLLLLVVMIGEHKHHREMQAKQENKG, encoded by the coding sequence ATGTTAACTATTTTTAAACCCGCCGCGCATAAGGCGAGGCTACCGGCTGAAAAAATCGATCCGGTTTATCGTCGTCTGCGCTGGCAGATTTTTATGGGGATATTCTTCGGCTACGCCGCTTATTACCTGGTGCGTAAGAACTTTGCGCTGGCGATGCCTTATCTGGTAGAGCAGGGTTTTTCCCGCGGCGATCTGGGTTTTGCGCTTTCCGGCATTTCCATCGCCTACGGTTTTTCCAAATTTATTATGGGCTCGGTCTCCGATCGCTCGAATCCGCGCGTTTTTCTGCCGGCGGGGTTAATTCTTGCCGCCGCCGTGATGCTGTTTATGGGATTTGTACCCTGGGCGACGTCCAGCATTGCCGTGATGTTCGTACTGCTGTTCCTGTGCGGCTGGTTCCAGGGAATGGGTTGGCCGCCGTGCGGGCGTACCATGGTGCACTGGTGGTCCCAGAAAGAGCGTGGCGGCATCGTTTCGGTCTGGAACTGCGCCCATAACGTGGGCGGCGGTATTCCACCGCTGTTGTTTCTGTTGGGGATGGCCTGGTTCAACGACTGGCACGCGGCCCTGTATATGCCCGCTTTCGCCGCCATTCTGGTAGCGCTGTTCGCTTTCGCCATGATGCGCGATACGCCGCAATCCTGCGGCCTGCCGCCGATTGAAGAGTATAAGAACGACTATCCGGACGATTACAGCCAGGAGCACGAGCAGGAGCTGACGGCGAAGCAGATCTTTATGCAGTACGTTCTGCCGAACCGCCTGCTGTGGTACATCGCTATCGCGAACGTTTTTGTCTATCTGCTGCGTTACGGCATTCTCGACTGGTCGCCGACTTACCTGAGAGAGGTGAAGCACTTCGCGCTGGATAAATCCTCCTGGGCCTATTTCTTCTATGAGTATGCCGGTATTCCCGGGACTCTGCTGTGCGGCTGGATGTCCGATAAGGTGTTCAGAGGCAATCGCGGCGCTACCGGCGTCTTCTTTATGACTCTGGTGACCATCGCCACGGTGGTGTACTGGTTGAACCCCCCCGGAAATCCGGGAATCGACATGACCTGTATGATCGTTATCGGCTTCCTGATTTATGGTCCTGTGATGCTGATTGGTCTGCATGCCCTGGAGCTGGCGCCCAAGAAGGCGGCGGGGACTGCGGCAGGCTTTACCGGGCTGTTCGGCTACCTGGGTGGTTCAGTGGCCGCCAGTGCGATAGTCGGCTATACCGTCGACTTCTTCGGCTGGGATGGCGGCTTTATGGTGATGATTGGCGGCAGCGTGCTGGCGGTACTTCTGCTGCTGGTCGTGATGATAGGTGAACATAAGCACCATCGTGAAATGCAGGCAAAACAGGAGAACAAAGGATGA
- the nrdB gene encoding class Ia ribonucleoside-diphosphate reductase subunit beta, with the protein MAYTTFSQTKNDQLSEPMFFGQPVNVARFDQQKYEIFEKLIEKQLSFFWRPEEVDVSRDRIDYQSLPDHEKHIFISNLKYQTLLDSIQGRSPNVALLPLISIPELETWVETWAFSETIHSRSYTHIIRNIVNDPALVFDDIVTNEEILKRAKDISTYYDGLIEMTSYWHLLGEGTHSVNGKTVTVNLHELKKKLYLCLMSVNALEAIRFYVSFACSFAFAERELMEGNAKIIRLIARDEALHLTGTQHMINLMRSGVDDPEMAEIARECQQECYDLFVMAAQQEKEWANYLFRDGSMIGLNKDILCQYVEYITNIRMNAVGLEMPYDKARSNPIPWINAWLVSDNVQVAPQEVEVSSYLVGQIDSNIDADDLSNFQL; encoded by the coding sequence ATGGCATACACCACATTTTCACAGACGAAAAACGACCAGCTAAGCGAACCGATGTTTTTCGGTCAGCCGGTCAACGTGGCCCGCTTCGACCAGCAGAAATACGAGATTTTCGAAAAGCTTATCGAGAAGCAGCTCTCTTTCTTCTGGCGTCCGGAAGAGGTGGATGTCTCCCGCGACCGCATTGACTATCAGAGCCTGCCGGATCACGAGAAACATATCTTTATCAGCAACCTGAAATATCAGACCCTGCTGGACTCCATTCAGGGCCGTAGCCCGAACGTCGCCCTGCTGCCGCTGATCTCGATTCCGGAACTGGAAACCTGGGTCGAAACCTGGGCCTTCTCAGAAACCATCCACTCGCGCTCTTATACCCATATCATCCGGAACATCGTCAACGATCCGGCGCTGGTGTTCGACGACATCGTCACCAACGAAGAGATCCTCAAGCGCGCGAAGGATATCTCCACCTACTACGACGGCCTGATTGAGATGACCAGCTACTGGCATCTGCTGGGCGAAGGCACCCACAGCGTTAACGGCAAGACCGTCACGGTTAACCTGCACGAGCTGAAGAAAAAGCTCTACCTGTGCCTGATGAGCGTGAACGCCCTGGAAGCGATTCGCTTCTACGTCAGCTTCGCCTGCTCCTTCGCCTTTGCCGAGCGCGAACTGATGGAAGGCAACGCCAAAATCATCCGACTGATCGCCCGTGATGAGGCGCTGCACCTGACCGGCACCCAGCATATGATCAACCTGATGCGCAGTGGCGTAGACGACCCGGAAATGGCCGAGATCGCCCGAGAATGCCAGCAGGAGTGTTACGATCTGTTTGTCATGGCGGCGCAGCAGGAAAAAGAGTGGGCCAACTATCTGTTCCGCGACGGTTCGATGATCGGCCTGAACAAGGATATTCTGTGCCAGTACGTTGAGTACATCACCAACATTCGTATGAATGCGGTGGGCCTGGAGATGCCGTACGACAAAGCCCGCTCCAACCCGATCCCCTGGATCAACGCCTGGCTGGTGTCTGACAACGTTCAGGTTGCGCCTCAGGAAGTGGAAGTCAGCTCCTATCTGGTTGGTCAGATCGATTCCAATATCGACGCCGACGATCTGAGCAACTTCCAGCTCTGA
- the tctD gene encoding transcriptional regulator TctD: MRLLLAEDNQELAHWLEKALVQSGFAVDCVFDGQSADHLLQNEGYAVAVLDIEMPRLDGLAVLQRLRQRGQSLPVLLLTARSSVADRVRGLNHGADDYLAKPFELEELDARLRALVRRSEGQLQETQCLGELSWHDGGYFELQGRPLSLTPREQALLTVLMYRRRRPVARQQLFEQIFSLSDEASPESIEIYVHRLRKKLQPGNVRIITIRGLGYLLECSDELA; encoded by the coding sequence ATGCGTCTGTTACTGGCTGAGGATAATCAGGAGCTGGCCCACTGGCTGGAAAAGGCTCTGGTACAGAGCGGCTTTGCCGTGGACTGTGTGTTTGACGGCCAGTCGGCCGATCATCTGCTGCAAAACGAGGGCTATGCCGTGGCGGTGCTGGATATTGAGATGCCGCGCCTTGACGGCCTGGCGGTACTGCAGCGCCTGCGCCAGCGTGGACAGTCGCTGCCGGTACTGCTGCTGACGGCCCGCAGTTCGGTGGCGGATCGGGTTCGGGGGCTGAATCACGGTGCCGACGACTACCTGGCAAAACCGTTCGAGCTGGAGGAGCTGGATGCCCGACTCAGGGCGCTGGTACGGCGCAGCGAGGGGCAACTGCAGGAGACCCAGTGTCTGGGGGAACTGAGCTGGCATGATGGCGGCTACTTCGAACTTCAGGGGCGGCCGCTGTCGCTGACGCCGCGCGAACAGGCGCTACTGACGGTGCTGATGTATCGTCGCCGTCGCCCGGTGGCACGCCAGCAACTGTTCGAGCAGATTTTTAGTCTGAGCGACGAAGCCAGCCCGGAAAGCATTGAAATCTACGTTCACCGGTTACGCAAGAAGCTACAGCCCGGCAACGTGCGTATTATCACCATCAGAGGGCTCGGCTATTTGCTGGAGTGCAGCGATGAACTGGCTTAA